A window from Malassezia japonica chromosome 1, complete sequence encodes these proteins:
- the rho4 gene encoding RHO4 protein (COG:U; EggNog:ENOG503NW37), protein MASAQAAPTDLRQEVSLKKKLVVVGDGGCGKTCLLIVYSQNRFPEEYVPTVFENYVPIVEFDGQLVEFALWDTAGQEEYNRLRPLSYPETDVILVCFAVDYPASLVNVQDKWLPEILHFCEGVPFLLVGLKTDLREDQKALALLSAQGIKPTTAEQGAALAQDIGARRYVECSARTGHNVQGVFQAALEEACERKRKRGWRLRKGNARTKCSVL, encoded by the coding sequence atggcgagcgcgcaggccgcgccgaccgatTTGCGGCAGGAGGTCTCGCTGAAGAAGAAGCTTGTCGTCGTGGGAGATGGTGGCTGTGGCAAGACGTGTCTGTTGATCGTCTACTCGCAGAACCGCTTCCCCGAGGAATACGTGCCGACGGTGTTTGAGAACTATGTACCGATCGTCGAGTTCGAcggccagctcgtcgagttTGCGCTGTGGGACACGGCGGGGCAGGAGGAGTACAACCGACTGCGCCCCCTGAGCTACCCCGAGACGGACGTGATCCTCGTGTGCTTTGCGGTGGACTATCCCGCGAGCCTCGTCAATGTCCAGGACAAATGGCTGCCCGAGATCCTGCACTTTTGCGAAGGCGTGCCGTttctcctcgtcggcctcaAGACagacctgcgcgaggaccAGAAAGCGCTCGCACTCCTCTCTGCACAGGGCATCAAGCCGAccaccgccgagcagggCGCCGCACTCGCACAGGACAttggcgcgcgccgctaCGTCGAGTGCTCCGCCCGGACCGGGCACAATGTCCAGGGCGTCTTTCAGGCCGCGCTGGAGGAGGCctgcgagcgcaagcgcaagcgcggctGGCGCCTGCGGAAGGGAAACGCACGCACAAAGTGTAGCGTACTGTAG
- a CDS encoding uncharacterized protein (COG:G; TransMembrane:11 (i16-35o55-76i88-112o132-151i214-233o276-296i317-340o360-381i388-405o501-524i544-563o); EggNog:ENOG503NU40), translating to MAESGVSVARERGARWLRFGTLTLGLAGSQIIWSLELAYGTPYLLDIGLSKQATGLVWIAGPLSGLVTQPVLGSLSDSSTSRYRRRKYIVGSALMVAVGTCTIAFSEPIAAVLLDSLGVGYGDWDPVRKERVALVVQTLSVLGFWVLDFAVNGLQVISRALILDNAGSSEQNEANAWQARMLHAGNIVGYWCGWANLAEWPALRWVGGGQFRKFAMLSIAGMAACVAVTVLGTPETAYRHTTPPPTRGWQRVYVSLQQVWHVAKQLPLSIRRVCQVQLLATMSWFPFLFYSTTYIVDAARRHHDGRDASEKIGSFGMLLFALLSMLAGSFLPVVTVAGHASPHADGGAVAPLRSAWRQATLRSMWTFGCLSQALILFATFFVHTQEQALGLVMLMGVPWSIWTWVPFALLGEFVREAEAEPAQDAVEDQWSAQQIMDRHEPRQRTSVHDLENPSRRTSAHEGVAPQRIVSGSHVSSVVSRGREVPADGAAPLEDSIRGGTILGIHNLAIVLPQFLVALIASLIFRVTSHAPSKHRRGDDGDVAWVLRFGAVMALFAAALTRYIPLTQSERAARNIAGVRLPLDDDEEPEAAHDTP from the exons ATGGCGGAGAGTGGGGTGAGCGTGGCGcgggagcgcggcgcgcgctggctCCGGTTTGGGACGCTGACGCTGGGCCTGGCGGGCTCGCAGATCATATGGAGCTTGGAGCTGGC CTATGGGACGCCGTACCTGCTGGACATTGGCCTGTCGAAGCAGGCAACCGGCCTCGTGTGGATCGCCGGGCCGCTGTCGGGCCTTGTGACGCAGCCGGTGCTGGGCTCGCTGTCGGAttcgtcgacgtcgcggtACCGCCGGCGCAAGTACATTgtcggctcggcgctgaTGGTGGCAGTGGGGACGTGCACGATTGCGTTTAGCGAGCCGATTGCTgccgtgctcctcgactcgctcggcgtgggCTACGGCGACTGGGACCCGGTGCGGAAAgagcgcgtggcgctgGTTGTGCAGACGTTGAGCGTGCTCGGCTTCTGGGTGCTCGACTTTGCGGTGAACGGCCTGCAAGTCATTTCGCGCGCGCTGATCCTCGACAATGCGGGCAGCAGCGAGCAGAACGAGGCGAATGCGTGGCAGGCACGTATGCTGCATGCCGGCAACATTGTCGGCTACTGGTGCGGGTGGGCGAACCTCGCCGAGTGGCCTGCGCTCCGCTgggtcggcggcggccagtTCCGCAAGTTTGCCATGCTCTCGATCGCGGGTATggccgcgtgcgtcgcggtgACGGTGCTCGGTACGCCCGAGACGGCGTACCGCCacacgacgccgccgccgacgcgcggctGGCAGCGCGTATACGTGTCGCTGCAGCAGGTGTGGCACGTCGCCAAGCAGCTGCCGCTGTCGATCCGGCGCGTGTGCCAAGTCCAGCTTTTG GCGACGATGAGCTGGTTTCCGTTTCTCTTTTACAGCACGACCTACATTGtggacgccgcgcggcggcaccaCGACGGGCGAGATGCGAGCGAAAAGATCGGCAGCTTTGGCATGCTCctctttgcgctcctcTCGATGCTTGCCGGCTCGTTTCTGCCGGTCGTTACGGTCGCGGGGCACGCTTCGCCCCATGCGGatggcggcgcggtcgcccCCCTCCGCTCTGCCTGGCGCCAGGCGACGCTCCGCTCAATGTGGACGTTTGGGTGCCTGAGCCAGGCGCTGATCCTCTTTGCGACGTTCTTTGTGCACACCCAGGAGCAGGCACTGGGCTTGGTGATGCTGATGGGCGTGCCTTGGAGCATCTGGACGTGGGTCCCctttgcgctcctcggcgagtttgtgcgcgaggccgaggccgagccggcgcaggacgcggtCGAAGACCAGTGGTCCGCGCAGCAGATCATGGACCGCCACGagccgcggcagcgcacctcggtgcacgacctcgagaatccgagccgccgcacgagcgcgcacGAAGGTgtggcgccgcagcgcatcgtctcGGGCTCGCACGTCTCGTCGGTCGTCTCGCGCGGGCGCGAGGTGCctgccgacggcgccgcgccgctcgaggacaGTATCCGAGGCGGCACGATCCTCGGCATTCATAACCTCGCGATCGTCCTGCCGCAGTTTCTGGTGGCGCTCATTGCGTCGCTCATCTTTCGCGTGACGAGCCACGCCCCGAGCAAGCACCGCCGtggcgacgacggcgacgtcgcgTGGGTGCTGCGTTTTGGCGCGGTAATGGCGCTCTTTGCCGCGGCACTCACGCGGTACATCCCCCTCACGCAGtccgagcgtgccgcacgCAACAttgccggcgtgcgcctccccctcgacgacgacgaggagcccgaggcggcgcacgatACGCCGTAG
- a CDS encoding uncharacterized protein (COG:J; EggNog:ENOG503NVZK), whose protein sequence is MDDYDEFGNYIGPLSDSGSEVEEEEVEELPELEEAPPAPPAQDAGLQVMQVDDAPSQAVVLHEDKVYYPSASEVYGEDVETLVQEEDTQPLTQPIVEPEKVRSFAIEEQGLPEVRFDRAFMMNMLNFPEMVRNVAVVGHLHHGKTSLVDMLVYETHQLEIDVDKPLKYTDTHVLERERGMSIRCTPMSLVMRTTRDKSYLVNVVDTPGHPNFVDEVAAALRLVDGAVLVVDVVEGVMANTEAIIKFCLRERMPMTLVVNKMDRLILELRLPPQEAYFKVRHTIEEVNSVIAAHDPNPALRLSPERGNVAFASTDMGYCFTLRSFAKMYAQNAPVDVDAFAQRLWGNMYFDASSRGFSRKAPHADAPRSFTHFILEPLYKLYTQVLSADTNALKKTLHRLQIHLRPSAFEMDVRPLLRLVLNQFFGAPAGLVDMLASLPSAADATRQKVAQTLAAPPDAHLATEAAKGGRDGPLLVQVAKLFPTTDATEFRALGRVLSGTIARGDTIKVLGEGYSQDDEEDMALETVADVWIAESRYVVPAEAVPAGSLVLLGGIDTSIIKSATLVAQSLAPSETYTLRPVVQMTESVLKVAVEPLNPAELPKMLDGLRKVNKTYPLVTTKVEESGEHTLLGTGELYLDCVMHDLRVLYAEVEVKISDPVVKFCETVVETSAVQCYAVTPNQKNKLTLIAEPLEKGIAEDIERGALDVRLPPRQLAKVFQERYGWDALAARSIWAFGPADDGPNVLVDDTLPDEVDKKQLYLIREHIKQGFQWATREGPLCDEPIRNVKFRIVHAEVAPEPIQRGGGQIIPTARRAAYGAFLLATPRLMEPIFAAEVQAPAECVSAVYTLLARRRGHVVQDVPKAGTPLVTVKAYLPAMDANGFETDLRVLTQGQAFCLQSFDHWSVVPGDPTDTSIVLRPLEPAPPLGLARDFVLKMRRRKGLSDAIAVSSYLENDLVVALAQAGIEVA, encoded by the coding sequence ATGGACGACTACGACGAGTTCGGCAACTATATCGGCCCCCTCTCTGACTCTGGCtccgaggtcgaggaagaggaggtGGAGGAGCTGCctgagctcgaggaggcgccgcctgcgcctcccgcgcaggacgcgggCCTGCAGGTGATgcaggtcgacgacgcgccgtcgcaggCCGTCGTCCTGCACGAGGACAAGGTGTACTATCCGAGTGCCTCGGAGGTGTATGGCGAGGATGTCGAGACGCTCGTCCAGGAAGAGGATACACAgccgctgacgcagccgaTCGTCGAGCCGGAAAAGGTGCGCAGCTTTGCGATCGAGGAGCAGGGCCTGCCCGAGGTCCGCTTCGACCGCGCGTTTATGATGAACATGCTCAACTTTCCCGAGATGGTGCGCAACGTCGCGGTCGTTGGCCACCTGCACCACGGCAAGACGAGCCTCGTGGACATGCTCGTCTACGAGACGCACCAGCTCGAGATCGACGTGGACAAGCCGCTCAAGTATACCGACAcgcacgtcctcgagcgcgagcgcggcatgTCGATCCGGTGCACGCCGATGTCGCTCGTgatgcgcacgacgcgcgacaAGAGCTACCTCGTCAACGTTGTCGACACGCCGGGGCACCCCAACTTTGTGGATgaggtcgcggcggcgctgcgcctcgtcgacggcgccgtgctggtcgtcgacgtcgtcgagggcgTCATGGCGAATACCGAGGCGATCATCAAGTTCTGcttgcgcgagcgcatgccGATGACGCTCGTCGTAAACAAGATGGACCGCCTgatcctcgagctgcgtctgcCGCCCCAAGAGGCCTACTTCAAGGTGCGCCACACGATCGAAGAGGTGAACAGCGTGAttgccgcgcacgacccgaaccccgcgctgcgcctctcGCCAGAGCGCGGCAACGTCGCGTTTGCGTCGACCGACATGGGCTACTGCTTCACCCTCCGCTCCTTTGCCAAGATGTACGCACAAAACGCGCCGgtggacgtcgacgcgttCGCACAGCGCCTCTGGGGCAACATGTACTTTgacgcctcgtcgcgcggcttTAGCAGaaaggcgccgcacgcggacgcgccgcgctcctttACGCACTTTATCCTCGAGCCGCTCTACAAGCTCTACACGCAGGTCCTCTCGGCGGACACAAACGCCCTCAAAAAGAcgctgcaccgcctgcAGATCCACCTGCGCCCCAGTGCATTCGAGATGGACGTGCGcccgctgctgcgcctcgtcctgaACCAGTTCTTTGGGGCACCGGCGGGACTCGTCGATATGCTTGCGTCGCtcccgagcgcggcggacgcCACACGCCAAAAAGTCGCAcagacgctcgccgcgcccccGGACGCACACCTCGCCACCGAGGCGGCCAAGGGCGGGCGCGACGGGCCGCTCCTCGTGCAGGTCGCCAAACTCTTTCCCACGACCGATGCGACCGAGTTCCGTGCACTGGGCCGTGTATTGAGCGGCAcgatcgcgcgcggcgacacGATCAaggtcctcggcgaggggtACTCGCAGGACGACGAAGAAGACATGGCCCTCGAAacggtcgccgacgtaTGGATCGCCGAGAGCCGGTACGTCGTCccggccgaggccgtgccggCGGGAAGCCTCGTGCTCCTGGGCGGCATCGACACGTCGATCATCaagagcgcgacgctcgtaGCGCAGTCGcttgcgccgagcgagaccTATACCCTGCGCCCGGTCGTGCAAATGACTGAGAGCGTGCTCAAGGTCGCGGTCGAGCCGCTGAACCCCGCCGAGCTGCCCAAGATGCTCGACGGGCTGCGGAAGGTGAACAAGACCTACCCGCTCGTCACGACCAAGGTCGAGGAGAGTGGCGAGCacacgctgctcggcaccggcgagcTGTACCTCGACTGCGTCATGCACGACCTGCGCGTGCTCTACGCCGAAGTCGAGGTCAAGATCAGCGACCCGGTCGTAAAGTTCTGCGAGACGGTCGTCGAGACGTCCGCCGTGCAGTGCTACGCGGTGACGCCGAACCAAAAGAACAAGCTCACGCTCAtcgccgagccgctcgaAAAGGGCATCGCCGAGGACAttgagcgcggcgcgctcgacgtgcgcctgccgccgcgccagctcgccaaggtgTTCCAGGAGCGCTACGGCtgggacgcgctcgccgcgcgctccatcTGGGCGTTTGGGCCGGCGGACGACGGGCCCAACGTGCTCGTGGACGACACGCTTcccgacgaggtcgacaAGAAGCAGCTCTACCTGATCCGCGAGCACATCAAGCAGGGCTTCCAGTGGGCCACGCGCGAGGGGCCGCTGTGCGACGAGCCGATCCGCAACGTCAAGTTCCGCATCGTCCACGCAGAagtcgcgcccgagccgatccagcgcggcggcggccagATCATTCCCaccgcccgccgcgccgcctaCGGCGCGTTCCtcctcgcgacgccgcgcctgaTGGAGCCCATCTTtgcggccgaggtgcaggcgccggccgagtGCGTCAGCGCCGTGTacacgctcctcgcccgccgccgtggccacgtcgtgcaggacgtgcccaaggccggcacgccgctcgtgaCCGTCAAGGCGTACCTCCCGGCGATGGACGCGAACGGCTTCGAGACGGACCTGCGCGTCC